The following proteins are co-located in the Helicobacter acinonychis genome:
- a CDS encoding CiaD-like domain-containing protein: MELKNIISETLNEIEKMAKTIDDFDVTQKTPSFFKTPPYLQNTKNAETPPISNTEPKNTPKIETQEKIVGENHAQEIIIKEITTETPKQVQISSERVFLKNLLERTLVLFKGMQALEEKEAIERLDLVARFLQYQLSVLEKRLESLEEEYTE; the protein is encoded by the coding sequence ATGGAATTGAAAAATATTATTTCAGAAACCCTTAACGAGATTGAAAAAATGGCTAAAACGATTGATGATTTTGATGTGACGCAAAAAACGCCCTCTTTTTTTAAAACGCCCCCTTATTTGCAAAACACCAAAAACGCTGAAACGCCACCAATTAGTAACACGGAGCCAAAAAACACCCCTAAAATAGAAACGCAAGAAAAAATCGTAGGAGAAAACCATGCACAAGAAATCATTATAAAAGAAATCACAACAGAAACCCCAAAGCAAGTGCAAATTTCAAGCGAGCGGGTTTTTTTAAAAAATTTACTAGAGAGAACTTTAGTGCTTTTTAAAGGCATGCAAGCTTTAGAAGAAAAGGAGGCGATAGAACGCTTGGATTTAGTGGCGCGTTTCTTACAATACCAATTGAGCGTGCTTGAAAAGCGCTTGGAGTCTTTGGAGGAAGAATACACAGAATAA
- the arsR gene encoding acid response regulator transcription factor ArsR, which yields MIEVLMIEDDIELAEFLSEFLSQHGIHVTNYDEPYTGISAANTQHYDLLLLDLTLPNLDGLEVCRRISKQKHIPIIISSARSDVEDKIKALDYGADDYLPKPYDPKELLARIQSLLRRSHKKEEVSEPSETHMFRIDKDSREVYMHEKKLDLTKAEYEILSLLISKKGYVFSRESIAIESESINPESSNKSIDVIIGRLRSKIEKNPKQPEHIISVRGIGYKLEY from the coding sequence ATGATAGAAGTTTTGATGATTGAAGATGATATAGAATTGGCTGAATTTTTGAGCGAATTTTTATCCCAACATGGCATCCATGTCACCAATTACGATGAACCCTATACCGGCATTAGTGCAGCCAACACGCAGCATTACGATTTGTTGTTGTTGGATTTGACTTTGCCTAATTTGGATGGGCTTGAAGTGTGCAGACGCATTTCCAAGCAAAAACACATCCCCATTATCATTTCTTCAGCAAGAAGCGATGTGGAAGACAAGATTAAAGCACTAGATTATGGGGCGGATGATTACCTCCCTAAACCCTATGATCCTAAAGAATTGTTAGCTCGTATCCAGTCTTTACTCAGGCGCTCCCATAAAAAAGAAGAAGTGAGTGAGCCTAGCGAAACGCATATGTTTAGGATAGATAAAGACAGCCGAGAAGTGTATATGCATGAAAAAAAGCTAGACTTAACTAAGGCTGAATACGAAATCCTTTCGCTTCTCATCAGCAAAAAAGGTTATGTGTTTAGCCGTGAAAGCATTGCGATTGAGAGCGAGAGCATCAACCCTGAAAGCTCCAATAAAAGCATTGATGTGATCATTGGCCGTTTGCGATCCAAAATTGAAAAAAACCCCAAACAGCCAGAGCATATCATTTCGGTTAGGGGGATTGGCTATAAATTAGAATATTGA
- the arsS gene encoding acid-sensing histidine kinase ArsS translates to MRFSIFFKVFVLFTITLFSFGAFAYYFVSSQINHEKYQNEMRHYQFVTTINEILNKYSDYDAVEAYLYKIGFRETTIENLEKILVKRRHQLHHRDMGYAEVFKFSDMIFILLKKKERFVLYKDLHSISYRNYFFAITVGLLLILSLFLLVLQSLLPLRELRTQVNRFAQGDKSVSCKSKQKDEIGDLANEFDHCIQKINALDESRILFLRSIMHELRTPITKGRLLSEMLKEELPQKRFISIFERLNMLIEQFARIEQLASKNYRHSKEKFLISDLIDKIEKMLLIDMDKESPIHVPSSNHIIEADFDLFSIALKNMIDNAIKYSDDKQVFLDFIGNDLVISNKGEPLKEDFEKYLQPYFKSPNPSQAHGFGLGMYIIKNALETMGLDLSYHYSEGKNCFTIHDCVLNYCDLKNGEELPPPPKI, encoded by the coding sequence TTGCGTTTTTCTATCTTTTTTAAAGTTTTCGTTTTGTTTACGATAACGCTCTTTAGTTTTGGGGCGTTCGCTTACTATTTCGTGTCTTCTCAAATCAATCACGAAAAGTATCAAAATGAAATGCGCCACTATCAATTTGTGACCACGATTAATGAAATTTTAAACAAATACTCTGATTATGACGCCGTAGAAGCTTACCTCTATAAAATTGGTTTTAGGGAAACCACGATAGAAAATTTAGAAAAAATTCTAGTCAAAAGACGCCACCAGTTGCACCATAGAGATATGGGGTATGCGGAAGTGTTTAAATTCAGCGACATGATTTTTATCCTTTTGAAAAAGAAAGAGCGTTTTGTGCTTTATAAGGATTTACACTCCATTTCTTATAGGAATTATTTCTTTGCGATTACGGTAGGCTTGTTGTTGATTTTATCGCTCTTTTTACTTGTTTTGCAGAGTTTATTGCCTTTAAGAGAGTTAAGGACTCAAGTCAATCGCTTCGCTCAAGGGGATAAAAGCGTGAGTTGCAAGAGCAAGCAAAAAGATGAAATAGGGGATCTAGCTAACGAATTTGATCATTGCATCCAAAAAATCAACGCGTTGGATGAATCACGGATCTTATTCTTGCGCTCCATCATGCATGAATTGCGCACCCCTATCACAAAAGGCAGGCTCTTAAGCGAAATGCTCAAAGAAGAACTGCCTCAAAAGCGCTTCATTTCTATTTTTGAACGCTTGAACATGCTGATTGAGCAATTTGCCCGCATTGAGCAGCTCGCTTCAAAAAATTATAGGCACAGTAAGGAAAAATTTTTAATCAGCGATTTGATTGATAAGATTGAAAAAATGCTTTTGATTGATATGGATAAAGAAAGCCCTATCCATGTGCCCTCTTCAAATCATATCATTGAAGCGGATTTTGACTTGTTTTCCATAGCGTTAAAAAACATGATAGACAATGCGATCAAATACAGCGATGACAAACAAGTGTTTTTGGACTTCATCGGCAATGATTTGGTGATCTCAAACAAAGGCGAGCCTTTAAAAGAAGATTTTGAAAAGTATTTGCAACCTTATTTTAAATCTCCTAACCCAAGCCAAGCCCATGGCTTTGGGTTAGGCATGTATATCATTAAAAATGCTTTAGAGACTATGGGGTTGGATTTGAGCTACCATTATAGCGAGGGGAAAAATTGTTTCACTATCCATGATTGCGTTTTGAATTATTGCGATTTAAAAAATGGCGAAGAGCTACCCCCCCCTCCGAAAATTTGA
- the hemB gene encoding porphobilinogen synthase — translation MFKRLRRLRSSENLRAMIRETRLDINDFIAPLFVIESDGNIKNEISSMPRVYQMSIEPLLKECEELVSLGIKAVLLFGIPKHKDATGSHALNKDHIAARATREIKKRFKDLIVIADLCFCEYTDHGHCGILENTSVSNDKTLEILNLQGLILAESGVDILAPSSMMDGNVLSLRNALDKAGYFCTPIMSYSTKFASSYYGPFRDAANSAPSFGDRKSYQMDYGNQKEALLESLEDEKQGADILMVKPALAYLDIVKEIRNHTLLPLALYNVSGEYAMLKLAQKHNLINYESVLLETMTCFKRAGADMIISYHAKEVANLLQRN, via the coding sequence ATGTTCAAACGATTGAGAAGACTACGAAGTAGCGAAAATTTAAGGGCTATGATAAGAGAAACGCGTTTAGATATTAACGATTTCATCGCCCCCCTATTTGTCATAGAAAGCGATGGTAATATTAAAAATGAAATTAGCTCCATGCCTAGGGTTTATCAAATGAGTATCGAGCCTCTTTTGAAAGAATGCGAAGAGTTGGTGAGTCTTGGTATCAAAGCCGTTCTATTGTTTGGTATCCCTAAACACAAGGACGCCACAGGAAGCCATGCGTTAAATAAGGATCATATTGCCGCAAGAGCCACGAGAGAGATTAAAAAACGATTTAAGGATTTGATCGTTATAGCGGATTTGTGTTTTTGTGAATACACTGACCATGGGCATTGCGGGATTTTAGAAAACACTTCTGTGTCTAACGATAAAACGCTAGAGATTTTAAACCTTCAAGGGCTTATTTTAGCCGAAAGCGGTGTGGATATTTTAGCCCCAAGCAGCATGATGGATGGGAATGTTTTAAGCTTAAGAAACGCACTGGATAAGGCTGGGTATTTTTGCACGCCTATTATGAGCTATTCCACTAAATTTGCGAGCAGCTATTATGGGCCTTTTAGAGATGCGGCAAATTCCGCACCAAGTTTTGGCGATCGGAAGAGCTATCAAATGGATTACGGCAATCAAAAAGAAGCGCTTTTAGAAAGTTTAGAAGATGAAAAACAGGGCGCGGATATTTTAATGGTCAAACCGGCTTTAGCGTATTTGGATATTGTTAAAGAGATTAGAAATCACACTTTACTCCCTTTAGCGCTCTATAATGTGAGTGGGGAATACGCCATGCTCAAACTCGCTCAAAAACACAACTTGATCAATTATGAAAGCGTGCTGTTAGAAACGATGACTTGCTTTAAAAGAGCGGGAGCGGATATGATTATTAGCTATCATGCTAAAGAAGTGGCTAACTTATTACAAAGGAATTGA
- a CDS encoding YebC/PmpR family DNA-binding transcriptional regulator, whose translation MGRAFEYRRAAKEKRWDKMSKVFPKLAKAITLAAKDGGGDPDTNAKLRTAILNAKAQNMPKDNIDAAIKRASSKEGNLSETTYEGKANFGVLIIMECMTDNPTRTVANLKSYFNKTQGASIVPNGSLEFMFNRKSVFECLKNEVENLKLSLEDLEFALIDYGLEELEEVGDKIIIRGDYNSFKLLNEGFESLKLPILKASLQRIATTPIELNDEQMELTEKLLDKIEDDDDVVALYTNIE comes from the coding sequence ATGGGACGAGCGTTTGAATACAGAAGAGCGGCTAAAGAAAAACGATGGGATAAGATGAGTAAGGTTTTCCCCAAACTCGCAAAAGCGATCACTCTAGCGGCAAAAGATGGCGGGGGCGATCCGGACACGAACGCCAAGCTACGAACAGCAATTTTAAACGCTAAAGCGCAAAACATGCCTAAAGATAATATTGATGCGGCGATTAAAAGAGCGAGCAGTAAAGAGGGGAATTTGAGTGAAACCACCTATGAGGGTAAGGCGAATTTTGGCGTGCTAATCATCATGGAATGCATGACCGATAACCCCACAAGAACCGTTGCCAACCTTAAAAGCTATTTCAATAAAACGCAAGGGGCGAGCATCGTGCCTAATGGCTCTTTGGAGTTTATGTTCAATAGAAAAAGCGTGTTTGAATGCTTAAAAAATGAAGTGGAAAATTTAAAATTAAGTTTAGAAGATTTGGAATTCGCTCTCATTGATTATGGCTTGGAAGAGTTAGAAGAAGTGGGAGATAAGATCATTATTAGGGGGGATTATAATAGCTTTAAACTCTTAAATGAGGGGTTTGAAAGCTTGAAATTACCCATTCTAAAAGCGAGTTTGCAACGCATCGCCACAACGCCCATTGAATTGAATGACGAACAAATGGAGCTTACCGAAAAATTACTGGATAAAATTGAAGACGATGATGATGTGGTCGCGCTTTATACGAATATTGAGTGA
- a CDS encoding tetratricopeptide repeat protein codes for MINSWTKKWAFILFLMAGCLGHLMARTGEAYLKKANQALKMGHHQKAVAFYKRSCNLRVGVSCTSLGYMYEDGEGVDQDITKAVFYYKRGCNLHDRLACASLGSMYEDGDSVQKDLSKALYYYKRGCHLKEGVSCGSLGFMYFKGVGVTQDDVKALALSKQACNLNYAVSCNLAGYMYRNAKGTEQDLKKAFMSFRRGCHLKNGASCTSLGYMYETGIYVNQSGEQALSLYKNGCSLKEGSGCHNVAVMYLSGKGAPKDLEKATSFYEKGCSFGFSGSCKALEIIRDNPDIYYNGHK; via the coding sequence ATGATAAATAGTTGGACTAAAAAGTGGGCTTTTATTTTGTTTTTAATGGCAGGCTGTTTGGGTCATTTGATGGCTCGAACCGGTGAGGCGTACCTTAAAAAGGCTAATCAAGCCCTTAAGATGGGGCACCATCAAAAAGCGGTGGCGTTTTATAAGAGGAGTTGTAATTTGAGGGTGGGGGTGAGTTGCACGAGTTTGGGCTACATGTATGAAGATGGCGAAGGCGTGGATCAAGATATCACAAAAGCCGTTTTTTATTACAAAAGAGGGTGTAATTTGCACGATCGCCTCGCTTGCGCGAGTTTGGGCTCTATGTATGAAGATGGCGACAGTGTGCAAAAAGACCTTTCAAAAGCCCTTTATTATTACAAAAGAGGGTGCCATTTAAAAGAGGGAGTGAGTTGCGGGAGTTTAGGCTTTATGTATTTTAAGGGCGTTGGCGTGACACAGGATGATGTTAAGGCGCTTGCTTTAAGCAAACAGGCTTGCAATTTGAATTATGCGGTTAGCTGTAATTTAGCAGGCTATATGTATAGAAACGCCAAAGGCACAGAGCAGGATCTAAAAAAAGCCTTTATGAGTTTTAGAAGAGGTTGTCATCTAAAAAATGGGGCGAGTTGCACGAGTTTGGGCTACATGTATGAAACCGGTATTTATGTCAATCAAAGTGGGGAGCAGGCTTTGAGTCTTTATAAAAATGGTTGCTCTTTAAAAGAGGGGAGTGGTTGCCATAATGTCGCAGTGATGTATTTAAGCGGTAAGGGTGCTCCAAAAGATTTAGAGAAAGCCACTTCATTTTATGAAAAAGGGTGTTCTTTTGGCTTTAGCGGTAGCTGTAAAGCGTTAGAAATTATCCGCGACAACCCTGATATTTATTATAATGGGCATAAGTAA
- the rfaJ gene encoding HP0159 family lipopolysaccharide 1,6-glucosyltransferase: MNATIPIVIAFDNNYAIPAGVSLYSMLANAKTENYNKKLFYKIYCLVDHLSAENQHKLKETLAPFSAFSSVDFMDISEPSHSTITIEPFVIDKINEAFLQLNDYAKTRFSKMVMCRLFLASLFPEYDKIIMFDADTLFLNDISESFFIPIDNDYLGVAKDFASSKSPKHFQIEREREPRQKFFLYEHYLNESDMQIIYESNYNAGFLIANLKLWRADHLEDQLFNLAHQKGQSVFYPEQDLLTLACYQKVLILPYLYNTHPFMVNQKRFIPNKKEIIMLHFYFTGKPWVLPSALYSKEWHEILLKTPFYAEYSVKFLKQMTTFLSLKDKQKTFEFLAPLLNPKTLLEYVFFRLNRIFKRLKEKLSSF, from the coding sequence ATGAATGCCACTATCCCTATTGTTATCGCTTTTGACAATAATTACGCTATCCCAGCTGGCGTGAGCTTATATTCCATGCTAGCGAACGCTAAAACAGAGAATTATAATAAAAAGTTATTTTATAAAATCTATTGCTTGGTGGATCATTTAAGTGCAGAAAACCAACACAAATTAAAAGAGACTCTAGCCCCCTTTAGCGCTTTTTCTAGCGTGGATTTTATGGATATTTCAGAGCCCAGCCATTCCACTATCACAATAGAACCTTTTGTGATTGATAAAATCAATGAAGCCTTTTTGCAGCTCAACGATTATGCCAAAACGCGCTTTTCTAAAATGGTCATGTGCCGCTTGTTTTTGGCTTCTTTATTCCCAGAATACGACAAGATTATCATGTTTGATGCGGACACTTTGTTTTTAAATGATATTAGCGAGAGCTTTTTTATCCCCATAGATAATGATTATTTGGGAGTGGCTAAAGATTTTGCCTCTTCTAAAAGCCCTAAACATTTCCAAATTGAAAGAGAAAGGGAGCCTCGCCAAAAATTTTTTCTCTATGAGCATTACCTTAATGAAAGCGACATGCAAATCATTTATGAAAGCAACTATAACGCCGGATTTTTAATCGCAAATCTAAAATTATGGCGTGCTGATCATTTAGAAGATCAACTATTCAATCTAGCCCATCAAAAAGGTCAAAGCGTGTTTTACCCTGAACAGGATCTTTTGACGCTTGCATGCTATCAAAAGGTTTTAATTTTGCCTTATCTTTATAACACCCACCCTTTCATGGTCAATCAAAAACGCTTTATCCCCAACAAAAAAGAAATTATCATGCTGCATTTTTATTTTACAGGAAAACCTTGGGTTTTACCCTCTGCCTTATATTCCAAAGAATGGCATGAGATTCTTTTAAAAACCCCTTTTTATGCTGAATACTCCGTGAAATTCCTCAAACAAATGACAACTTTTTTAAGCCTTAAAGACAAGCAAAAAACCTTTGAATTTTTAGCTCCCCTACTCAATCCAAAAACCCTTTTAGAATATGTCTTTTTTAGATTGAATAGAATTTTCAAACGCCTGAAAGAAAAACTCTCAAGCTTTTAG
- a CDS encoding PDC sensor domain-containing protein codes for MLSRDIVQYSKIRTELYAYLTYLFSHNIRNHLPEITLEYLIKQISKMQAEIKMAKSFFVLDAKGMLALKPSHFKEQGHKEGALEHDLVEGIELESHVSFSDKYYFYQAINEKRCILTDPYPSKRGSHLVVSASYPVYDQNNDLAFVVCLQIPLRVAIAISSPSKYFRAFSEGSMVMYFMISVMLTLVSLLLFVKCISSFWTAIMYFSSFDIKEVFHPIVLLTLALATFDLVKAIFEEEVLGKNSGDNHHAIHRTMIRFLGSIIIALAIEALMLVFKFSVSEPDKITYAVYLAIGVAVLLISLAIYVKFAYSVLPKRER; via the coding sequence ATGTTGAGTAGAGACATTGTCCAGTATTCCAAGATCCGCACTGAATTATACGCCTATCTTACTTATTTGTTTTCGCACAATATCCGCAACCATCTCCCTGAAATCACTTTAGAGTATTTGATCAAACAAATCAGCAAGATGCAAGCTGAAATCAAAATGGCAAAAAGTTTTTTTGTTTTAGACGCTAAAGGCATGCTTGCACTTAAGCCAAGCCATTTTAAAGAGCAGGGGCATAAGGAAGGGGCGTTAGAGCATGATTTAGTGGAAGGCATTGAATTGGAATCGCATGTGAGTTTTAGCGATAAATATTATTTTTATCAAGCCATCAACGAAAAGCGTTGCATTTTAACCGATCCTTACCCTTCTAAAAGAGGAAGCCATTTGGTGGTGAGTGCATCTTATCCGGTGTATGATCAAAATAATGATTTGGCGTTTGTGGTGTGCTTGCAGATTCCTTTAAGGGTGGCGATTGCGATTAGCTCGCCTTCAAAGTATTTTAGAGCCTTTAGCGAAGGGAGCATGGTCATGTATTTTATGATTTCTGTCATGCTCACTTTAGTGTCGTTGCTTTTATTCGTGAAATGCATTTCTAGTTTTTGGACAGCGATTATGTATTTTAGCAGTTTTGATATTAAAGAAGTGTTCCACCCCATCGTGCTTTTAACTTTAGCCTTAGCTACCTTTGATCTAGTCAAGGCGATTTTTGAAGAAGAAGTTTTGGGTAAAAATAGTGGGGATAACCACCATGCAATCCATCGCACGATGATCAGGTTTTTAGGCTCTATCATTATCGCCTTAGCCATTGAGGCTTTAATGTTAGTGTTTAAATTCAGCGTGAGCGAACCGGATAAAATCACTTATGCGGTGTATTTAGCGATTGGCGTGGCAGTGCTATTGATCAGTTTAGCGATTTATGTTAAATTCGCTTACAGCGTGTTGCCTAAACGAGAACGCTAA
- a CDS encoding shikimate kinase, with amino-acid sequence MQHLVLIGFMGSGKSSLAQELGLALNLEVLDTDMIISERVGLSVRGIFEELGEDNFRMFEKNLIDELKMLKNPHVISTGGGIIMHDNFKGLGTTFYLKMDFETIIKRLSKKEREKRPLLNNLTQAKELFEKRQALYEKNASFIINAQGGLKKSLKQALQFIA; translated from the coding sequence ATGCAGCATTTAGTCTTAATTGGTTTTATGGGGAGCGGTAAAAGCTCTTTAGCACAAGAATTGGGGTTGGCTTTGAATTTGGAAGTGTTGGATACAGACATGATCATTAGCGAAAGGGTAGGCTTGAGCGTGAGGGGGATTTTTGAAGAGCTTGGCGAAGATAATTTCAGGATGTTTGAAAAAAACTTGATTGATGAATTAAAGATGCTAAAAAACCCCCATGTTATCTCTACGGGTGGGGGCATTATTATGCATGATAATTTTAAGGGTTTGGGCACGACCTTTTATTTAAAAATGGATTTTGAAACGATTATCAAGCGTTTGAGTAAAAAAGAAAGGGAAAAGCGCCCCCTTTTAAATAATTTAACTCAAGCCAAAGAGCTTTTTGAAAAACGGCAAGCTCTCTATGAAAAAAACGCTTCTTTTATCATCAATGCACAAGGCGGTTTGAAAAAATCTTTAAAACAAGCGCTACAATTCATCGCATAA
- a CDS encoding AMIN domain-containing protein, which yields MLNKMIGLIAVLSVLLARDNPFEPEVNSRNLQGGFNGIYDDYFKEINVDLPTSARILKQITLTYQDIDGSIHSKVVGIDKSIDWHYPLKLSQHTLNQASFEKRYRIQDFDFSMANNTMVLRSPYKVLRSFVLVKPYRIVLDTQKGPLDIYQSVGLNQKFFSQIKVGTHKDYYRITLVLDGKYRYLLEEKNGAYELKLK from the coding sequence GTGTTAAACAAAATGATAGGTTTGATCGCAGTTTTAAGCGTGTTGCTAGCTAGAGACAATCCTTTTGAACCTGAAGTCAATTCTAGGAATTTGCAAGGGGGGTTTAATGGGATTTATGATGATTATTTCAAAGAAATCAATGTGGATTTGCCCACGAGCGCTAGGATTTTAAAACAAATCACGCTCACTTACCAGGATATTGATGGCTCTATCCATTCTAAAGTCGTGGGCATTGATAAAAGCATTGATTGGCACTACCCCTTAAAACTCTCCCAACACACCCTTAATCAAGCCTCTTTTGAAAAACGCTACCGGATCCAAGATTTTGATTTTTCAATGGCAAACAACACGATGGTTTTACGCTCCCCTTATAAAGTTTTACGCTCTTTTGTGTTGGTTAAACCTTATAGGATCGTGTTAGACACGCAAAAAGGCCCTTTGGACATTTATCAAAGCGTGGGTTTAAACCAGAAGTTTTTTTCTCAAATTAAAGTTGGCACGCACAAAGATTATTACCGCATCACGCTCGTTTTAGATGGGAAATACCGCTATCTTTTGGAAGAAAAAAATGGGGCTTATGAATTAAAATTGAAATAA
- the eno gene encoding phosphopyruvate hydratase, with protein sequence MLTIKDIHALEVMDSRGNPTIQASVILSDNTKASAIVSSGASTGKREALELRDNDKTRFLGKGVLRACENVNTVIKHNLIGLEAINQAFVDGRLKALDGTPNYANLGANASLGVSMALARASAKALNMPLYRYLGGANALTLPVPMLNIINGGSHANNSIDFQEYMIMPLGFESFKEALRASAEVYHTLKKLLDEKNQLTSVGDEGGFAPNFKNNVEPLEVISQAIEKAGYKLGEEIALALDVASSELVDEHFNYHLKGENKILNAQELVAYYKELVAKYPIVSIEDGLSEDDWEGWAFLSKELGRQIQLVGDDLFVTNASILQKGIKKNIANAILIKPNQIGTISETLETIRLAKHHAYQCVMSHRSGESEDSFIADFAVALNTGEIKTGSTARSERIAKYNRLLEIEHELKGGIYIGKELFKHG encoded by the coding sequence ATGCTAACGATTAAAGATATTCATGCTTTAGAAGTGATGGATAGTAGGGGTAATCCCACCATTCAAGCCAGCGTGATTTTAAGCGATAACACGAAAGCGAGCGCGATTGTGTCTAGTGGGGCGAGCACCGGTAAAAGAGAAGCACTAGAATTAAGAGATAACGACAAAACCCGTTTTTTAGGTAAGGGGGTCTTAAGGGCATGCGAAAATGTCAATACTGTGATCAAACACAACTTAATAGGGCTTGAAGCGATCAATCAAGCCTTTGTGGATGGGAGACTGAAGGCTTTAGATGGCACACCTAATTACGCTAATTTAGGGGCGAATGCCTCCTTGGGCGTGTCTATGGCGTTAGCAAGAGCGAGTGCAAAGGCTTTAAACATGCCATTATATCGCTATTTAGGGGGGGCTAACGCTTTAACTTTGCCTGTTCCGATGCTCAATATCATCAACGGCGGATCGCATGCCAATAATTCTATAGACTTCCAAGAATACATGATCATGCCTTTAGGGTTTGAGAGCTTTAAAGAAGCCTTAAGAGCGAGTGCAGAAGTCTATCACACGCTCAAAAAACTTTTGGATGAAAAAAACCAGCTCACAAGCGTGGGCGATGAAGGGGGCTTTGCACCTAATTTTAAAAACAATGTAGAACCCCTTGAAGTGATTTCTCAAGCCATTGAAAAAGCCGGTTACAAGCTAGGCGAAGAAATCGCACTCGCTTTAGATGTGGCGAGCAGCGAATTGGTGGATGAACATTTTAATTACCATTTAAAAGGTGAAAATAAGATTTTAAACGCACAAGAATTGGTGGCTTATTATAAAGAGTTGGTCGCAAAATACCCAATTGTGTCCATTGAAGATGGTTTGAGCGAAGACGATTGGGAGGGTTGGGCGTTTTTAAGCAAGGAATTAGGGCGTCAAATTCAGCTGGTGGGCGATGATCTGTTTGTAACGAATGCGAGTATTTTGCAAAAGGGTATTAAAAAAAACATTGCCAATGCGATTTTAATCAAACCCAACCAAATTGGCACTATTAGCGAGACTTTAGAGACCATAAGATTAGCCAAACACCATGCCTATCAATGCGTGATGAGCCATAGAAGCGGAGAGAGTGAAGACAGCTTTATCGCTGATTTTGCAGTCGCGCTCAATACAGGAGAAATCAAAACCGGATCCACCGCAAGGAGTGAAAGGATCGCTAAATACAACCGTCTTTTAGAGATTGAGCATGAATTAAAAGGGGGGATTTATATCGGTAAAGAGTTGTTTAAACATGGCTGA
- the recA gene encoding recombinase RecA, which translates to MAIDEDKQKAISLAIKQIDKVFGKGALVRLGDKQVEKIDSISTGSLGLDLALGIGGVPKGRIIEIYGPESSGKTTLSLHIIAECQKNGGVCAFIDAEHALDVHYAKRLGVDTENLLVSQPDTGEQALEILETITRSGGIDLVVVDSVAALTPKAEIDGDMGDQHVGLQARLMSHALRKITGVLHKMNTTLIFINQIRMKIGMMGYGSPETTTGGNALKFYASVRIDIRRIAALKQNEQHIGNRAKVKVVKNKVAPPFREAEFDIMFGEGISKEGEIIDYGVKLDIVDKSGAWLSYQDKKLGQGRENAKALLKEDKALANEIILKIKESIGSNEEIMPLPDEPLEEME; encoded by the coding sequence ATGGCGATAGATGAAGACAAACAAAAAGCGATTTCTTTAGCGATCAAACAAATTGATAAGGTTTTTGGTAAGGGGGCGTTGGTGCGCCTTGGGGATAAGCAGGTAGAAAAGATTGACTCTATTTCTACGGGCTCGTTAGGGTTGGATTTGGCTTTAGGGATTGGGGGCGTTCCTAAAGGTAGGATCATTGAAATTTATGGGCCAGAGTCAAGCGGTAAGACTACTTTAAGCTTGCACATTATTGCAGAATGCCAAAAAAATGGAGGCGTGTGTGCATTTATTGACGCTGAGCATGCCCTAGATGTGCATTATGCAAAAAGGCTGGGCGTGGATACGGAAAATTTACTCGTTTCCCAACCAGATACCGGCGAGCAAGCTTTAGAGATTTTAGAAACGATCACCAGAAGCGGAGGGATTGATTTAGTGGTGGTAGATTCTGTGGCGGCTCTTACGCCTAAAGCTGAGATTGATGGGGATATGGGCGATCAGCATGTGGGCTTGCAAGCAAGACTTATGAGCCATGCGTTAAGAAAAATCACCGGTGTTTTGCACAAGATGAACACCACTCTCATTTTTATCAATCAAATAAGAATGAAAATCGGCATGATGGGTTATGGGAGCCCAGAGACCACAACCGGAGGTAATGCTTTAAAATTCTATGCGAGCGTTAGGATTGATATTAGAAGGATTGCGGCTTTAAAACAAAACGAACAGCATATCGGCAACAGGGCTAAAGTCAAAGTGGTTAAAAATAAAGTCGCTCCGCCTTTTAGAGAAGCGGAATTTGACATCATGTTTGGGGAAGGGATTTCTAAAGAGGGCGAAATCATTGATTATGGCGTGAAATTAGACATTGTGGATAAGAGTGGGGCATGGCTTAGCTACCAGGATAAAAAGCTAGGGCAAGGCAGAGAAAACGCTAAAGCTTTATTGAAAGAAGATAAAGCCCTAGCGAATGAAATCATTCTTAAGATTAAAGAGAGTATTGGCTCTAATGAAGAGATCATGCCTTTACCGGATGAGCCCTTAGAAGAAATGGAATAA